The Naumannella cuiyingiana DNA window GGGCCGTCGGCCGCCGCCGCGAGCCGGATCACCGGGTCCGGGTGCCCGCCCGCGACGACCCCGGCGGTGATCGCGGCCGCGAGCTGCTCCGCGCGGTCGGTCGGCACCAGTGCCAGGCACGCACCGCCGAATCCCCCGCCGAACAGCCGGGCCCCGAGCGCACCCGCATCGACGGCGGCCGCCACGGCCGCGTCGATCGCGGGCACGGAGTTCTCGAAGTCGTCGCGCATCGAGGCGTGCGAGGCTGTGAGCAGGTCGCCGATCTCGGCCGCGCGGCCGGCGTCCAACAGCTCGGTCACCCGGGCCGTGCGGGCGTTCTCGGTGACGACATGGCGGACCCGGCGAAACACATTCGGGGCCAGGCGCGGGCGTACCCGATCAAGATCATCGACGCCCAGCTCGCGCAGCGAGGTCAGGCCGAGCACCGAGGTCGCCTCCGCGCACTCGGCCCGACGCTGCCCGTAGCCGCCCGTGCCGTGCTCGTGCCGGGTCCCGGAGTCGATGATCAACACGCCGAGCCCCGCGGCGGCCAGGCCGAGCGGGACCGCACGCCGGGCGAGATCGGCGAAGTCGATCAGTACGCCGTGATCGCGCCGGGCAAACATCACGGCGGTCTGGTCGAGGATGCCGGTGGGTGCGCCGACCGCGACATTCTCCGCCCGCTGACCGGCCGCCGCGAGCTCGGCGGGACCGAGGTCCAGCCCGAACAGCTCGGCCAGCGCGGTCCCGACGGCCATCTCCAGGGCGGCCGACGACGAGACGCCGATGCCGACCGGGACGTCGGAGGTGACGGTCGCCTCGAACGGCCCGATCGCCCCCGGCACCGCCTGTGCGAGCGCCCACGCCATCCCGATCGGGTACGCCGCCCAGCCGTCGACGGCCGGGGGTTCGGGCAGCTCCAGGACCCGGGCGGGGACGCTCACCGGCCCGGCACCCGGGCTGTCGCTGCGCACCCGCAGGATCGGCTCGTCGGCGCGGCGCACGGTGACCGACGTCCTGCGGTCCAGGCCGAACGGCAGCGACAGGCCGGCGTTGTAGTCGGTGTGATCGCCGATCAGGGTCACCCGGCCGGGCGCCGACCAGGTCGTGCTCATCGCGCGACCACCGGATGCTCCCGCTCGGCCCGGGCGATCGCCTCGCGCAACCGGTCGGCCTGCTCCTCCGGGGCCACGTCACCGACCCAGCCACCCATCGCGGCCTCGCTGCCGGCGAGGTACTTCAGCTTGTCCGGGCCGCGGCGCGGCGAGGTGATCTGCCAGGTCAGGCGTACCGTGTCACGGTGCTGGTGCACCGGGGCCTGGTGCCAGCCGGCGATATAGGGCGTCGGGGTGTCGTAGAGCGCGTCCACCCCGCGCAGCAGCTCCAGCGTGGCAACCGCCAGCTCGGCGCGCTCTTCGGAACTGGTCGCGGCGAGATCGGGAAGCTGCCGATGCGGGACCAGATGCACCTCCAGCGGCCAGCGGGCGGCGAACGGGACATAGGCCGACCAGTGTTGACCGCGCAGGACCACGCGCGGCCCGGACAGCTCCGCGGCGACGATGTCGCCCATCAGCGTCGGGCCGTAGCTGTCGATCTGGCGCAGCAGGGCCGATGTCCGCGGAGTGATGTAGGGATAGCCGTAGATCTGACCGTGCGGATGGTGCAGGGTGACGCCGATCTCCACACCCCGGTTCTCGAACGCGAAGACCTGCTCGACCCCGGGCACCCGGCTCAGGGCGGCCGTGCGCGCGGCCCACGCCTCGACCACGGTCCGCGCGCGGGTCGCGGTCTGGGTGGCGAACGAGCCCGTGCTGTCGGGGCTGAAGCAGACCACCTCGCAGCGGCCGACCGCGCGCCGATGGTCGAACAGGCCGGGATCGCCGGGGCCGGCGCCGACCGACTCCGCGACGTCCGGGCCGAAGGCGGGCGACCGGTTCTCGAAGACCGCGACGTCGTAGTCGTCCGGGATCTCCGAGTTGGGGTTGTCGGTGCCCTGCGGTGCGAGCGGATCCAGGGTGGGCAGCACGGCGCGGGCCTGGCGGGCCGTGGCCATCGTGATCCAGTCGCCGGTCAGCGGATCGCGCCGCAGTTGCGGCGTCTCGGGGCGCGGCGCGAGGCTGCGGCGGTCAACCGAAGGCACCGGGCGCGGAGGCGTACCCGGGTCGTCGAAGTAGATGATCTCGCGGCCGTCGGCCAGCCGCCCGGCGCGCTGCGTGACCTCCGATGCCGGCTCCCGCCGGGTCGTCGCCACTCGTCCGCTGCGCGATGCCACGTGTGTCATCCTCCCGCCGCCACGCCCCCGCCGACCCCGTTTCGGGGGCAAAACTAACACTTCGTTACACAAACGCGTTCATACGCACCAACCATGTGCAGGTTTTTTCGTTTATGGTCGTTTCAGAACGTCAGTCGGCGTTCACCCGCCGCGGTCGGCCGCGTCGGTCTGGACAATGTCGTCAGGAGTCAGCGTGACCACTCATCCCGCCCTCACCCGCCGCCGCCTTCTCGGGCTCGGACTCGGGGCCGCCGCCATCGGCGCCGTACCAGCGCTCGGTGCCTGCACCGGGACCACGACCCCGCCGGGCGCGGGCTCGCCGGGGGCCACCGGTTCGGCCACCTTCGGTTCGAACGCCTCCGACCCGGTGCCCCGGGCGGCCTATGCCGCGGTGGTCGAGGCCTACTCCGCCGGCGGCAACACCGTGACCACCAACACGGTCCCGCACAACGACTTCCAGAACAACATCAGCACCTACCTGCAGGGCAGCCCGGACGACGTCTTCACCTGGTTCGCCGGCTACCGGATGCAGTACTACGCCGAGCAGGGTGTGCTGGCGGACGTGGACGACGTCTGGGCCGAGATCGGCTCAAACTTCTCACCGGCTCTGGCGGCCGCCTCGACGGGGCTGGACGGCAAGAAGTACCTGGTGCCGAACTACAACTATCCGTGGGTCGTGCACTACCGCAAGAGCCTGTTCGCCGAGCGCGGCTACCAGGTGCCGACGACCTGGGACGAGTTCGTCGCGCTCTGCAAGCAGATCCAGGGCGACAAGATCATTCCGATCGAGTTCACCAACAAGGAGGGCTGGCCCGCGTTCGGCATGTTCGACTACCTCAACATGCGGACCAACGGCTACCAGGCCCATGCCGACCTGTGCGCCCACCGGTCGAGCTGGGACAGCCCGGACGTGGCCGCGGTCTTCGACGGGTGGCGCGAGATCCTGCCCTTCCAGAATCCCGGCGCGCTGGGCATGACCTGGCAGGACGGTGCGGCGAACCTGGGCGAGAAGAAGTCGGCCATGTACCTGATCGGCACCTTCGTCACCCAGGAGTACGCCGACAACAACGAGGTGCTCGACGACATCGACTTCTTCCCGTTCCCGGCGATCGGCGACGAGGGGCAGAGCGCGGTCGAGGCGCCGATCGACGGGCTGCTGCTGTCGCGCCGCGGCGGGGAGAATCCGGTCGCCCGCGATTTCGCGAAGTTCGTCGGTACGCCGCAGGGGCAGGATGCCTACTCCGCCAAGGACACGTCCAACCTGCCGACGGCAGCCGAGGCCGATCGCAGCTATCTGACCCCGATGCTGACCAAGGCGGCCGAGCTGATCGCCGGGGCGAGTGCGGTGAGCCAGTTCTTCGACCGCGATGCCCTGCCGGCGATGGCCAGTAATGTCCTGGCTCCGGCCCTGCAGGAGTTCACCCGCGACGGCAAGATCGACCTCGCCAACATCGAGGCGCAGGCCGCCCAGCTCTACGCAGCCCAGTGACCGCAACGCTCGATGCGCCGGCCCGCGACCGGGTCCGGCCGCGCCGCCCCCTGCGCACGCTCTCGATCACCGACAAGATCGCGCTGGCGATCATGGTCGGCGTCCCGACGCTGGTGCAACTGCTGCTGGTCTGGCTGCCCGCACTGGCCTCGATCGGCCTGTCCTTCACCCGGTGGAACGGGATCGATCTCGACCGCATCGAGCCGGCGGGACTGGCCAACTACGACTACATCGTCTCGCTCTACCCGCCGTTCTGGCCCGCCGTGGCGCACAACGTCATCTGGCTGCTCTTCCTGGCCGGCATCGCCACTCCGCTCGGGCTGCTGCTCGCCGTGCTGCTGGACGGCAAGCTCGCCGGCAGCCGGATCTACCAGAGCGTGTTCTTCGTCCCGGTGATGATCTCGCTGGCTCTGACGGGCGTGATCTGGCAACTGTTCTACCAGCGCGACAACGGCCTGCTGAACAACGTCCTCGGCACGGCAGGTACGCCGGCCGCGATCGACTGGTTCGGCGATCCAGATGTCAACCTGCTGGCGGCGATGGTGGCGGCGACCTGGCGGCACGCGGGCTATGTGATGATCCTCTATCTCGCCGGCCTCAAGGGCGTCGACCCGGCGTTGCGCGAGGCCGCCGCGATCGACGGCGCGAACGGCTGGCAGACGTTCTTCCGGGTCGTCTTCCCCGCCATGCGACCGATCAACATCATCATCGTGGTGATCACGATCATCGAGTGCCTGCGCGCCTTCGACATCGTCTATGTGATCAACCGGGGCACGAACGGCCTGGAGCTGCTCGGCGCGCTGGTCGTGCAGAACCTGGTCGGCGAGGGCCAGGTGATCGGCATCGGCTCCGCGCTGGCGGTGATCCTGCTGGTCGTCTCCCTCGGGCCGATCATCTTCTACCTCACCCGCGCCTTCGGAAGGGAGGACTGATGGCGACCACCGCGCGTACCATCCGACCCCGATGGGGGACCCATCTGTTCTTGTTGACCATGTCCGTGATGTGGCTGGCCCCGCTGCTCTGGGCCGCCTACACCGCGCTGCGGCCCTACGGCTCCACCCAGCGCCTCGGCTACTTCTCGGTCGGCGGCGAGTACAACCTGGACAACTTCGCCAGGGCGTGGACCCAGAGCGGATTCCTCACCTACCTGACGAACTCCGTGATCATCGTGGTCCCGACCGTCTTCTTCACCCTGGCGTTGTCGTCGATGATGGCCTATGCGGTGACCCGGGTGCGCTGGGCGCTCAGCATCCCGCTGCTGATCGCCTTCACCGCGGGAAACCTGCTGCCGCCCCAGGTGTTGGCCGCCCCGTTGTTCGCGATCTTCAAGAACCTGCGACTGCCCTACTGGTTCTCCGACTCCGGCTCGCTGCTCAACACCTACATCTCGGTGATCATCGTGAACCTGGCCTTCCAGGTCGGATTCTGCACCTTCGTGCTCGCCAACTACATGAAGGCGCTCTCCCCCGATCTCACCGAGGCCGCCCTGGTCGACGGCGCCGGCGTCTGGCGTCGCTACTGGTCGATCGTGCTTCCCCTGTGCCGACCCGCGCTGGCCGCGCTGGCCACCTTGGAGATCATCTTCATCTACAACGACTTCTTCTGGCCGTTGCTGTTCATCACCTCCGGGGACCGGCTACCGGTGACCACGGCG harbors:
- a CDS encoding galactokinase, whose translation is MSTTWSAPGRVTLIGDHTDYNAGLSLPFGLDRRTSVTVRRADEPILRVRSDSPGAGPVSVPARVLELPEPPAVDGWAAYPIGMAWALAQAVPGAIGPFEATVTSDVPVGIGVSSSAALEMAVGTALAELFGLDLGPAELAAAGQRAENVAVGAPTGILDQTAVMFARRDHGVLIDFADLARRAVPLGLAAAGLGVLIIDSGTRHEHGTGGYGQRRAECAEATSVLGLTSLRELGVDDLDRVRPRLAPNVFRRVRHVVTENARTARVTELLDAGRAAEIGDLLTASHASMRDDFENSVPAIDAAVAAAVDAGALGARLFGGGFGGACLALVPTDRAEQLAAAITAGVVAGGHPDPVIRLAAAADGPRREPDPG
- the galT gene encoding galactose-1-phosphate uridylyltransferase, with translation MASRSGRVATTRREPASEVTQRAGRLADGREIIYFDDPGTPPRPVPSVDRRSLAPRPETPQLRRDPLTGDWITMATARQARAVLPTLDPLAPQGTDNPNSEIPDDYDVAVFENRSPAFGPDVAESVGAGPGDPGLFDHRRAVGRCEVVCFSPDSTGSFATQTATRARTVVEAWAARTAALSRVPGVEQVFAFENRGVEIGVTLHHPHGQIYGYPYITPRTSALLRQIDSYGPTLMGDIVAAELSGPRVVLRGQHWSAYVPFAARWPLEVHLVPHRQLPDLAATSSEERAELAVATLELLRGVDALYDTPTPYIAGWHQAPVHQHRDTVRLTWQITSPRRGPDKLKYLAGSEAAMGGWVGDVAPEEQADRLREAIARAEREHPVVAR
- a CDS encoding extracellular solute-binding protein, translating into MTTHPALTRRRLLGLGLGAAAIGAVPALGACTGTTTPPGAGSPGATGSATFGSNASDPVPRAAYAAVVEAYSAGGNTVTTNTVPHNDFQNNISTYLQGSPDDVFTWFAGYRMQYYAEQGVLADVDDVWAEIGSNFSPALAAASTGLDGKKYLVPNYNYPWVVHYRKSLFAERGYQVPTTWDEFVALCKQIQGDKIIPIEFTNKEGWPAFGMFDYLNMRTNGYQAHADLCAHRSSWDSPDVAAVFDGWREILPFQNPGALGMTWQDGAANLGEKKSAMYLIGTFVTQEYADNNEVLDDIDFFPFPAIGDEGQSAVEAPIDGLLLSRRGGENPVARDFAKFVGTPQGQDAYSAKDTSNLPTAAEADRSYLTPMLTKAAELIAGASAVSQFFDRDALPAMASNVLAPALQEFTRDGKIDLANIEAQAAQLYAAQ
- a CDS encoding ABC transporter permease subunit; the protein is MTATLDAPARDRVRPRRPLRTLSITDKIALAIMVGVPTLVQLLLVWLPALASIGLSFTRWNGIDLDRIEPAGLANYDYIVSLYPPFWPAVAHNVIWLLFLAGIATPLGLLLAVLLDGKLAGSRIYQSVFFVPVMISLALTGVIWQLFYQRDNGLLNNVLGTAGTPAAIDWFGDPDVNLLAAMVAATWRHAGYVMILYLAGLKGVDPALREAAAIDGANGWQTFFRVVFPAMRPINIIIVVITIIECLRAFDIVYVINRGTNGLELLGALVVQNLVGEGQVIGIGSALAVILLVVSLGPIIFYLTRAFGRED
- a CDS encoding carbohydrate ABC transporter permease, with product MATTARTIRPRWGTHLFLLTMSVMWLAPLLWAAYTALRPYGSTQRLGYFSVGGEYNLDNFARAWTQSGFLTYLTNSVIIVVPTVFFTLALSSMMAYAVTRVRWALSIPLLIAFTAGNLLPPQVLAAPLFAIFKNLRLPYWFSDSGSLLNTYISVIIVNLAFQVGFCTFVLANYMKALSPDLTEAALVDGAGVWRRYWSIVLPLCRPALAALATLEIIFIYNDFFWPLLFITSGDRLPVTTAIKNLQGQFFSDYNLLAAGALITLIPTLIVYLLLQRHFVAGLTLGSSKG